A window of Plantibacter sp. PA-3-X8 genomic DNA:
GGTTGACGAGGCTCGCGTCGATGAACTCGGGTTCGGCCCAGACGGTGATGGGGTAGTGCTGCGGCTCGAGGAGGGTTCGCTCGACGAGCGTCGGCTCAGTGTCGTCAGCCGCCGCCTCGGACGGCGCGTCGATCGTCTCGGTGAGGGCCGCAGGTTCCTCGGCGACGGTCGGCTCGATGGCTTCGACGGCCTCGACCTCGCCGGCGGCGTCGACCGCGGACTCCTCCTGGCCACGAGACCAGAGCCGCCATCCGCGCGCAGGAGCGGCCTCGGCACGGACCGTCACCGCAGCCTGCTCGAGGTCGATGTCCGTCGCGATGTCGTGGGCGAGCTGCTGGGCGTAGACCTCGTGGAAGATCTCATCGCCGGAGCTCGGGGTGCGGCGCGACAGCACCCAGGCACCGTTGGCACCGAGCTCGCTCGCCAGTCGAGCGTGGACGAGGTCGAACAGCTGCTTCTCGGTCAGCTTCGATGCGGAGACTGGTGCTGCGTGGCGTCGGCGACCGAACATGGCGGGCCCTTCATCGAAAGCGGATCATCCGTGAGGCTGGACTGCCCTCATTGTCGATCACGAGGCGCGGAACGACGCGGAGACACGCGGGTGTGCGCTCCAATTCCCGGGTTCTCCGGGCGGTCGTGGTAGCGCGGGCGACGCGACCTCAGCGGCCGATCTCCGCCTGCTTGCTGTCGTCGAGCACCGAGCTGATCGCGAGGGCGAGCGAGATGCCCCAGCTCACCCAGAGGAGGGCGAGCTTCCAGTCCCGCGGTCCCTGTCGGGTCGCCTGGAGGGCGGAGATCCCGCCGAAGACCGTGGAGATCATGCTGCCGTTGAAGAGGAATTTGCGCATGACTTCACGCTAGCCGGTAGGGGAGGCCCCCCGCATCCGGGCTTTCCTTCGGGTTCTCGCCTGTGCTAGCGAATGCACGCTTCGCGAAGGCCAGTGAGGCGCGCAGCTGGCTGAGGCGGAGCGCGTCGCCGCCGGTTGCGGGCAGGTGCACCTCCGCGACGATGCTTCCCGACCAGTCCGCCGCGCGCAGCAGCTCGAGGACCTCGGCGACCGGCTGCTCACCGTCGCCCGGGAGGAGGTGCTCGTCGAGGAAGGCACCCCGCGGCGACGGTGCGGTCCCGTCGCACAGGTGCACGTGGCGGAGGCGGCCGCCGTAGCGGGTCGCGATCTCGAGCGAGTCCTCACCCGCGAGGGCCGCATGGGAGAAGTCGAGCGTCAGGGCGGCGCAGGCGAGCGGGGCCGGGTCGTAGCCGAAGGCGAACGGCTGCACCCGGAGCCCGCGGCTCTGGAAGCACGCCATGTTCTCGACGGCCAGCTCGAGTCCGTGCGTCTCGCTCAGCTCGGCGACGAGGTCGACGAAGGCGTGCGCGTAGCGCCGCTGCCAGCGGAACGGCGGGTGGACGACGACGGTCGACGCGCCGACGGCGGCGGCGAGCTCGGCCGAGCGGCGGAGCTTCTC
This region includes:
- a CDS encoding sugar phosphate isomerase/epimerase; amino-acid sequence: MSTSCVYPLGTRRAFELAAEAGYDGVEVMVTQDRVTQDADALRALAAETGLDILSIHAPVLTRTAFVWGRDHREKLRRSAELAAAVGASTVVVHPPFRWQRRYAHAFVDLVAELSETHGLELAVENMACFQSRGLRVQPFAFGYDPAPLACAALTLDFSHAALAGEDSLEIATRYGGRLRHVHLCDGTAPSPRGAFLDEHLLPGDGEQPVAEVLELLRAADWSGSIVAEVHLPATGGDALRLSQLRASLAFAKRAFASTGENPKESPDAGGLPYRLA